One part of the Microlunatus elymi genome encodes these proteins:
- a CDS encoding DUF4193 domain-containing protein: MATDYDAPRKTDEDVSEDSIEELKNRRNDKNSGKVDEDEAEAAESFELPGADLSHEELTVRVLPRQADEFTCASCFLVRHRSQLAEERNGQMYCVDCAG, from the coding sequence ATGGCGACTGATTACGACGCCCCACGCAAGACCGACGAGGACGTCAGCGAAGACAGCATCGAGGAACTGAAGAATCGGCGCAACGACAAGAACTCGGGCAAGGTCGACGAGGACGAGGCGGAGGCCGCCGAGTCGTTCGAGTTGCCCGGCGCCGACCTCTCGCACGAGGAACTGACCGTACGAGTCCTGCCGCGGCAGGCCGACGAGTTCACCTGTGCGAGCTGCTTCCTGGTGCGCCACCGCAGTCAGCTGGCCGAAGAACGCAACGGCCAGATGTACTGCGTCGACTGCGCCGGCTGA
- a CDS encoding DUF4235 domain-containing protein, translated as MGTSSKLVWKVYVGVLGTATTIAAQKGISIAWKSITGKKPPSPTDPDTPLAEAAGWALASGIGIGLTQFVVTRFAATRWAKDMGTKAPGIPQIKLKV; from the coding sequence ATGGGCACCTCGTCCAAGCTGGTCTGGAAGGTCTACGTGGGCGTGCTCGGGACCGCCACCACGATCGCCGCCCAGAAAGGGATCAGCATCGCCTGGAAGTCGATCACCGGTAAGAAGCCGCCGTCGCCCACCGATCCGGACACCCCACTCGCCGAAGCCGCCGGTTGGGCTTTGGCCAGCGGCATCGGCATCGGCCTGACCCAGTTCGTCGTCACCCGATTCGCCGCCACCCGCTGGGCCAAGGACATGGGCACCAAGGCGCCCGGCATCCCCCAGATCAAGCTCAAGGTCTAG
- a CDS encoding DUF3093 domain-containing protein — MSEPVPNASPGVSSPAVSNRRQPGGTLPSHRELLWVPVGWWILAGLFALSMFVAVLFYLGPWIAIGTFVVLMAIITAVFVPYGRLTIRTDEDRLWVGRANIEWRYIIQVRALDEQQTRQRRGPRADARAFLTLRPYLSRAVELTISDAEDPTPYWLVSSRRADQFANAVRARISPESGDTRDSVER, encoded by the coding sequence GTGTCCGAGCCCGTGCCGAACGCCTCACCGGGAGTGTCGAGTCCAGCCGTGTCGAATCGCCGTCAACCGGGTGGCACCTTGCCGTCCCATCGCGAGCTGCTGTGGGTGCCGGTCGGCTGGTGGATCCTGGCCGGATTGTTCGCACTGTCGATGTTCGTCGCGGTGCTGTTCTACCTCGGCCCCTGGATCGCGATCGGCACCTTCGTGGTGCTGATGGCGATCATTACAGCCGTGTTCGTCCCGTACGGTCGACTGACGATCCGGACCGACGAGGACCGTCTGTGGGTCGGACGGGCCAACATCGAGTGGCGCTACATCATCCAGGTCCGCGCGCTGGACGAGCAGCAGACCCGGCAGCGGCGCGGTCCGCGGGCCGACGCCCGGGCGTTTCTGACGCTCCGCCCCTACCTGTCGCGGGCCGTCGAGCTGACCATCAGCGACGCGGAGGACCCGACTCCGTACTGGCTGGTCAGCTCGCGCAGAGCAGATCAGTTCGCGAACGCCGTACGCGCCCGGATCAGTCCGGAATCCGGCGACACCCGCGATAGTGTGGAGCGATGA
- a CDS encoding DUF3710 domain-containing protein, giving the protein MIFRSRRQRNESADTATLNGERDEQPDVDPEDGQQLVDHDQVADESTGPESPEAPAGQADQVASVDPTGAAEAIDPIDLADLDNQEWRDLGPYDIAEVDAEALEEPDAEQPRIDLGSMVLAASDGMELRLQVDENSQQIVSAMMIRDDSALEVGAFAAPRSGGLWAEIRDELIESAESAGGSANLVPGPFGVELRRLLPVRTPDGQEGYQPSRMWVAEGPRWMLRGIIYGQAALEDGLETPVAEILESFRQIVVRRGDEAMAPGDLLPLSLPENMSQGEPVEEQGEPVDESADPQTQSGEEQ; this is encoded by the coding sequence ATGATCTTTCGCTCGCGCCGGCAGCGAAACGAATCCGCCGACACGGCAACCCTGAACGGCGAACGCGATGAGCAGCCGGACGTCGACCCGGAGGATGGTCAGCAGCTCGTTGATCATGATCAGGTCGCCGACGAGTCGACCGGACCGGAATCGCCCGAGGCTCCGGCCGGTCAGGCCGATCAGGTAGCTTCGGTCGACCCGACGGGTGCGGCCGAAGCGATCGATCCGATCGACCTGGCCGACCTGGACAACCAGGAGTGGCGCGACCTCGGTCCGTACGACATCGCCGAGGTCGACGCCGAAGCGTTGGAGGAACCGGACGCCGAGCAACCGCGGATCGACCTGGGCAGCATGGTGCTGGCCGCATCCGACGGGATGGAGCTACGGCTGCAGGTGGACGAGAACAGCCAGCAGATCGTCTCGGCGATGATGATCCGCGACGACTCCGCCCTGGAGGTCGGCGCGTTCGCCGCCCCGCGTAGTGGGGGACTGTGGGCCGAGATCCGCGACGAGCTGATCGAATCGGCTGAGAGCGCCGGCGGATCGGCCAACCTGGTGCCCGGTCCGTTCGGGGTGGAGCTGCGGCGGCTGCTGCCGGTGCGTACGCCAGATGGCCAGGAGGGCTACCAGCCGTCGCGGATGTGGGTCGCCGAGGGCCCGCGTTGGATGTTGCGCGGCATTATTTATGGGCAGGCCGCCCTTGAGGACGGCCTGGAGACCCCCGTCGCGGAGATCCTGGAGTCGTTCCGCCAGATCGTCGTACGACGGGGCGACGAAGCCATGGCACCGGGAGATCTGCTCCCGTTGTCGCTACCGGAGAACATGAGTCAGGGTGAACCGGTCGAAGAACAGGGCGAACCGGTCGACGAGTCGGCTGATCCGCAAACCCAGTCGGGAGAAGAGCAATGA
- a CDS encoding OB-fold nucleic acid binding domain-containing protein gives MSPHVQARVAEGDAGRPGGLFRRALRRLASSNEELEDEELQRTVRENGATPISSCADRQLVDLCGDVRTVTINPRGGKPAVEAELKDGSGSVTLVWLGRRRIPGIEPGRAIRVSGRISCAGTGQRVMFNPRYELL, from the coding sequence ATGAGCCCGCACGTGCAGGCCCGAGTCGCCGAGGGTGACGCGGGACGCCCCGGTGGCCTGTTCCGCCGCGCCCTGCGGCGGCTGGCTTCCTCCAACGAGGAGTTGGAGGACGAAGAACTGCAGCGCACCGTACGCGAGAACGGGGCGACACCGATCAGTTCGTGTGCCGATCGGCAACTGGTCGACCTCTGCGGCGACGTCCGTACCGTCACGATCAACCCGCGCGGTGGCAAGCCCGCGGTCGAGGCCGAACTGAAGGACGGTTCGGGATCGGTGACACTGGTCTGGCTCGGCCGCCGGCGGATCCCCGGCATCGAACCGGGTCGGGCGATCCGGGTGTCCGGCCGGATCAGCTGTGCCGGCACCGGCCAGCGGGTGATGTTCAACCCCCGCTACGAACTGCTCTGA
- a CDS encoding DUF3159 domain-containing protein, translating into MTGETSSSGEVPADREDLHQRLQQYDYVEQYVRAELSRTLGGARGMIEGALPFVGFTVAWMITSRLSWSLGVAVAVALVLAAIRLIQKQSLRYVAQAVVPTAIAAVIAARTGRAQDAFLPGILYNGLLAVISIITIAIGKPLVGFILGAAMGDPTGWSKDRGLVKMMTKLTAVLAVPYLLRFVIQLPIYLTDHVVLLGVAKLVLGWPLLALALVIMGVMLSRGRTPIDRLS; encoded by the coding sequence TTGACCGGCGAGACCTCATCCTCCGGCGAGGTGCCGGCCGACCGCGAGGACCTGCACCAACGGCTGCAGCAGTACGACTACGTCGAGCAGTACGTGCGCGCCGAGTTGTCCCGTACGCTCGGCGGCGCCCGCGGCATGATCGAGGGCGCGCTGCCCTTCGTCGGCTTCACCGTCGCCTGGATGATCACTTCCCGGCTGAGTTGGAGTCTCGGCGTCGCGGTAGCGGTCGCGCTGGTGCTGGCGGCGATCCGGCTGATCCAGAAGCAGTCCCTGCGCTACGTCGCCCAGGCGGTGGTGCCGACCGCGATCGCGGCCGTCATCGCGGCCCGTACCGGCCGGGCCCAGGACGCGTTCCTGCCGGGGATTCTCTACAACGGTCTGCTGGCGGTGATCTCGATCATCACCATCGCGATCGGCAAACCGTTGGTGGGCTTCATCCTCGGCGCGGCGATGGGCGACCCGACCGGCTGGTCGAAGGACCGCGGCCTGGTGAAGATGATGACCAAACTGACCGCGGTGCTGGCCGTGCCCTACCTGCTGCGTTTCGTGATCCAGTTGCCGATCTACCTGACCGACCACGTGGTGCTGCTCGGTGTGGCGAAGCTGGTGTTGGGCTGGCCGCTGCTCGCCCTCGCCCTGGTGATCATGGGCGTGATGCTGTCCAGAGGTCGTACGCCGATCGACCGCCTGTCCTGA
- a CDS encoding potassium channel family protein, which yields MRVSIAGAGNVGRSIAAELIENGHEVLLIEKDPRAIKVDSLPEAEWLLADACELSTLEEVGIDTCDVAIAATGDDKVNLVTSLLAKTEFSVPRTVARVNHPKNEWLFTSDWGVDHAVSTPRLMSALVEEAVSVGDLVRLLTFREGEASLVELTLPPQSPRVGERVGDLIWPGDVVLVAIIRDGHAQAPDPDGSLEAGDELLFVATEDYEKELAAMLSPRGLSDQP from the coding sequence ATGCGAGTCTCCATTGCCGGTGCCGGCAACGTCGGCCGATCGATCGCCGCCGAGTTGATCGAGAACGGTCACGAGGTGCTGCTGATCGAGAAGGACCCGCGGGCGATCAAGGTGGATTCGCTGCCCGAGGCGGAGTGGCTGCTGGCCGACGCCTGCGAGCTGTCCACGCTGGAGGAGGTCGGCATCGACACCTGCGACGTGGCGATCGCCGCCACCGGCGACGACAAGGTCAATCTGGTCACCTCGTTGCTGGCCAAGACGGAGTTCAGCGTTCCTCGTACGGTGGCCCGGGTCAATCATCCGAAGAACGAGTGGCTGTTCACCTCCGACTGGGGAGTCGATCACGCGGTCTCGACGCCGCGGCTGATGTCGGCGCTGGTGGAGGAGGCGGTCTCGGTCGGTGACCTGGTCCGGCTGCTCACCTTCCGGGAGGGCGAGGCCAGCCTGGTCGAGCTGACCCTGCCGCCGCAGAGCCCGCGGGTCGGCGAACGCGTCGGCGATCTGATCTGGCCCGGCGACGTCGTCCTAGTCGCGATCATCCGCGACGGCCACGCCCAGGCCCCCGATCCGGACGGCTCCCTGGAAGCCGGCGACGAGTTGCTCTTCGTGGCCACCGAGGACTACGAGAAGGAGCTGGCCGCCATGCTCTCCCCCCGCGGCCTGTCCGATCAGCCGTAG
- a CDS encoding potassium channel family protein — translation MGCGRVGSTLARILEKRGHSVAVVDVNTDAFRRLGPDFGGRTVKGVGFDREVLLEAGIREADAFAAVSSGDNSNILAARVVRETFEVHNVVARIYDPGRAEVYERLGIPTVATVRWTADQVMRRLLPTGSEPQWRDPSGSVLLVEVHVHSDWVGMRIGEIEEAADARVPFLFRMGTGIVPRDSTVFQDGDLLYVGVDKERLAAVEAILSGPPPRG, via the coding sequence ATGGGTTGCGGCCGGGTCGGCTCGACCCTGGCCCGCATCCTGGAGAAACGCGGCCACAGCGTGGCCGTGGTCGACGTCAACACCGACGCGTTCCGCCGGCTCGGGCCGGACTTCGGCGGCCGTACGGTCAAGGGCGTCGGCTTCGATCGCGAGGTGCTGCTGGAGGCGGGGATCCGGGAGGCCGACGCGTTCGCCGCGGTCTCCAGTGGCGACAACTCCAACATCCTGGCCGCCCGGGTGGTCCGGGAGACCTTCGAAGTGCACAACGTGGTCGCCCGGATCTACGACCCGGGCCGGGCCGAGGTGTACGAGCGGCTCGGCATCCCGACCGTGGCCACCGTCCGCTGGACCGCCGATCAGGTGATGCGCCGGCTGTTGCCGACCGGTTCCGAGCCGCAGTGGCGCGACCCGTCCGGTTCGGTGTTGCTGGTCGAGGTGCACGTGCACTCCGACTGGGTCGGCATGCGGATCGGTGAGATCGAGGAGGCCGCCGACGCCCGGGTGCCGTTCCTGTTCCGGATGGGCACCGGCATCGTGCCCCGGGACAGCACCGTCTTCCAGGACGGCGATCTGCTCTACGTCGGCGTCGACAAGGAGCGGTTGGCGGCCGTGGAGGCGATCCTCAGCGGACCACCCCCGCGCGGTTAG